From one Lycium ferocissimum isolate CSIRO_LF1 chromosome 5, AGI_CSIRO_Lferr_CH_V1, whole genome shotgun sequence genomic stretch:
- the LOC132055634 gene encoding uncharacterized protein LOC132055634, whose protein sequence is MCFTLCDLFSLHSWCQFLEQALNVNDDVPVLTPGTESKKIICSKAKLCWGKATDDPTPPSTMTMQQNLTPKGVHQNKRIKVEVSESGVEGNPVSWTTPVKVSPEDGDACSELVDVHGYKVKASNAPILAAIFAKYGDITINCHYKSPTVRASFLDVVSDVVRRLKTSDVNSSSIKAMKSVVSDASDAKLDVTWLQQYLDEISEEEDMEEKSSYLIALRETTMLVSKAAKKDVVQRNMEVLAAEKRLKKAEMRLQEAQSRAGEAKRSVKVFDILGKKVKQDIKAVKDQAQYWLSRLNELL, encoded by the exons ATGTGTTTCACTTTATGCGACCTATTTTCTCTGCATTCTTGGTGTCAGTTTCTTGAGCAGGCTttgaatgttaatgatgatgTGCCGGTGCTTACTCCTGGTACTGAAAGCAAGAAGATCATTTGCAGCAAAGCAAAGTTATGTTGG GGTAAAGCAACTGATGATCCGACTCCACCTTCAACAAT GACCATGCAGCAAAATTTAACTCCAAAAGGAGTGCACCAAAATAAAAGGATCAAGGTTGAAGTTTCAGAATCTGGGGTAGAGGGAAATCCAGTGAGTTGGACAACACCTGTAAAGGTGTCCCCCGAAGATGGTGATGCATGCAGTGAACTGGTGGATGTGCATGGCTATAAAGTAAAAGCGAGCAATGCTCCTATTCTTGCTGCCATTTTTGCCAAGTATGGTGACATTACCATCAACTGTCACTATAAGTCACCTACTGTCAGAGCTTCCTTTCTTGATGTGGTTAGTGATGTTGTCAGGCGGCTGAAAACCAGTGATGTTAATTCTTCTTCCATTAAAGCTATGAAATCTGTAGTCTCTGATGCTTCGGATGCCAAGCTTGATGTAACTTGGCTGCAGCAATATCTGGATGAGATTTCCGAAGAGGAAGATATGGAGGAAAAGTCTTCCTATCTAATAGCGTTACGCGAGACTACCATGCTTGTCTCTAAAGCAGCTAAAAAGGATGTGGTACAAAGGAACATGGAGGTCTTAGCAGCAGAGAAACGGCTCAAAAAGGCTGAAATGCGCTTGCAAGAGGCCCAAAGCCGGGCAGGAGAGGCAAAAAGGTCTGTCAAAGTATTTGACATACTGGGTAAAAAAGTTAAGCAGGACATCAAGGCTGTTAAGGATCAAGCACAATATTGGCTGAGTAGGTTGAATGAGCTTCTGTAG